One genomic window of Gossypium hirsutum isolate 1008001.06 chromosome D11, Gossypium_hirsutum_v2.1, whole genome shotgun sequence includes the following:
- the LOC121223646 gene encoding dipeptidyl aminopeptidase BI, translating into MLRHLRTTVRHRSTIILWHHHNHYHRSAKYNPPKTANPPSPPKPPKAPQKPQTFTFHDVTWEDPYSWMSSLQDKVAMRHMDMYMEQEEKYTEAVMSDTERLQTKLQSEMASRLNFDLSTPPLRWGPWLYYRRVEEGKQYPVLCRRLASLNEEFISHNSPSSGFDFTSGKRIEQKLLDYNQEAERFGGYAYEELSEISPDHKFLAYTMYDKDNDYFKLSVRNLNSGALCSKPHANRVSNLAWVKDGQALLYVVTDENKRPYRIYCSMIGSTDEDVLLLEEQDENVYVNIRHTKDFHFVTVNTFSPIFSKVFLINAADPFSGMNLVWESEGIVHCVLEHHQGYLYLFTDAPKDGQIVDSHYLLRSPVDSSSNPRIWENVFIGDQNLVIEDVDFCNSHLVLITREGRKYGICSVALPLPGWKQAVHLRELQPHFLPLPKHVCNISPGPNYDYYSKTMRFTISSPVMPDAVVDYDLSNGKWNIVQQQNMLHERTRILYGTALSSAIAEKTTNVKFSSMNDVKSEDRNLWNDLSEFYACEHHDVSSYDGAMVPLTIVYSRKNRKDNQSPGLLHGHGAYGEILDKRWLSELKSLLDRGWIVAYADVRGGGGGGKKWHHDGRRTKKQNSIKDYISCAKYLVEKEIVQENKLAGWGYSVGGLLVASAINCCPDLFRAAVLKVPFLDATNTLLYPILPLTAADYEEFGYPGDIDEFHAIRKFSPYDNIQKDALYPAVLVSSSFNTRFGVWEAAKWVARVREQTIYDPKHPILLNLTIDIVEENRYLQCKESALETAFLLKTVDS; encoded by the exons ATGTTACGCCACCTCCGAACCACCGTCCGTCACCGTTCCACCATCATCCTTTGGCACCACCACAACCACTATCACCGCTCAGCCAAGTACAACCCCCCCAAAACCGCAAATCCACCCTCCCCACCGAAGCCTCCAAAAGCCCCTCAAAAACCACAAACATTCACTTTCCATGATGTCACTTGGGAAGATCCTTACTCCTGGATGTCTTCTCTCCAAGACAAAGTCGCCATGCGACATATGGACATGTATATGGAACAGGAAGAGAAGTATACTGAAGCTGTCATGTCGGACACTGAGCGACTCCAAACTAAGCTCCAGTCTGAGATGGCCTCTCGCTTGAACTTTGATCTCTCTACACCTCCACTCCGTTGGGGTCCATG GTTGTATTATAGAAGGGTGGAAGAAGGGAAGCAATATCCAGTGCTATGTAGGAGGTTGGCAAGCTTGAACGAGGAGTTCATTTCGCATAATTCTCCAAGTTCTGGATTTGATTTTACTTCTGGGAAGAGGATTGAACAGAAGCTGCTTGATTACAATCAAGAAGCTGAGAGATTTGGAG GTTATGCTTATGAAGAATTATCTGAGATATCGCCGGACCATAAGTTTCTTGCATACACCATGTATGATAAGGACAATGACTACTTCAAGTTATCTGTGAGAAATTTGAATTCTGGTGCATTATGCAGCAAGCCTCATGCAAATCGTGTTTCGAATTTGGCATGGGTCAAGGACGGGCAGGCGTTGCTCTATGTCGTTACTGATGAAAATAAGAGGCCATATAG GATATACTGTAGCATGATTGGATCAACTGATGAAGATGTTTTGCTGCTGGAAGAACAAGATGAAAATGTCTATGTAAACATAAGACACACAAAAGATTTCCATTTTGTGACAGTTAATACATTTTCTCCTATATTTTCTAAG GTCTTTCTGATAAATGCAGCTGACCCCTTTTCCGGCATGAACTTAGTTTGGGAGAGTGAAGGTATTGTTCACTGTGTTCTCGAGCATCATCAAGGATACCTTTATTTATTCACTGATGCACCCAAGGATGGACAAATAGTTGATAGTCATTATCTTCTTCGAAGCCCTGTTGATTCTTCATCCAATCCTAGAATTTGGGAG AATGTATTCATTGGTGATCAAAACTTGGTCATAGAGGATGTTGATTTCTGCAACTCGCACTTGGTTCTTATTACAAGGGAAGGTCGAAAATATGGAATCTGCTCTGTTGCTCTACCATTACCTGGTTGGAAG CAAGCCGTTCATCTGAGAGAGCTTCAGCCTCATTTTCTTCCTCTTCCAAAACATGTTTGTAACATTTCTCCTGGGCCAAACTATGACTACTACTCCAAAACTATGCGCTTCACAATATCATCACCTGTG ATGCCTGATGCTGTGGTTGATTATGACTTATCAAATGGCAAGTGGAATATTGTTCAACagcaaaatatgcttcatgaaaGAACCCGGATTTTGTATGGTACAGCGTTGTCTTCAGCCATTGCTGAGAAGACAACAAATGTGAAATTTTCTTCTATGAATGATGTCAAATCTGAAGACAGAAACTTGTGGAATGACCTCTCTGAATTTTATGCTTGCGAACATCACGATGTCTCTTCTTATGATGGGGCTATGGTTCCTTTAACTATTGTTTACTCCCGCAAAAATAGAAAGGATAACCAAAGCCCTGGATTGCTTCACGGACATGGAGCTTATGGTGAAATACTTGATAAAAGGTGGCTTAGTGAGTTGAAAAGTCTTCTTGATCGCGGTTGGATTGTTGCTTATGCTGATGTAAG aggtggtggtggtggtggtaagAAATGGCATCATGATGGCCGACGcacaaagaaacagaattcaatCAAAGATTACATCTCTTGTGCAAAGTACCTTGTTGAAAAAGAGATTGTGCAAGAAAACAAGCTTGCTGGTTGGGGATATAGTGTCGGAGGACTCCTGGTTGCCTCAGCCATCAATTGCTGCCCGGATTTATTCCGTGCTGCAGTTTTGAAG GTTCCTTTTTTAGATGCAACCAACACTCTGCTATACCCCATTTTACCTCTGACGGCTGCCGATTATGAAGAGTTTGGTTACCCTGGGGATATTGATGAGTTTCATGCCATAAGGAAATTTTCTCCCTATGACAATATTCAGAAGGATGCTCTTTATCCAGCTGTATTAGTCTCCTCATCCTTCAACACACG ATTTGGAGTTTGGGAAGCGGCAAAATGGGTCGCTCGAGTTCGTGAACAAACTATTTATGACCCCAAACACCCCATACTACTTAATCTAACGATAGATATTGTAGAGGAAAATAGATATCTTCAATGCAAAGAGTCAGCTCTGGAGACTGCATTTCTTTTAAAGACAGTGGATTCATAG
- the LOC121223647 gene encoding methylesterase 10: MTHFVLVHGMCHGAWCWYKIVSLLKSGGHRVTPLDLGASGINPKTITDLASLSDYAEPLMALMASLPQDEKVILVGHSYGGVIISLAMESFPMKVLAAVYLTAFMPNHDSPIATGVAEYFRRVMAEPLMDFQLLFEDGSENPPTHALFGPKYMEAMVYQLSPKEDIELANTLLRQGKWFMKDLSKESLLSKEKFGSVDRVYIVCEDDLLIKESLQKWYIENSPTDDVKVIAGADHMAMFSKPQEVCKCLQEVAEKYN; this comes from the exons ATGACACACTTCGTTCTAGTTCATGGTATGTGTCATGGAGCTTGGTGTTGGTACAAGATTGTGTCGCTGCTCAAATCAGGCGGTCACCGTGTTACTCCCTTGGATCTTGGTGCCAGTGGAATCAACCCCAAGACCATCACTGACTTGGCTTCCTTGTCCGATTATGCGGAGCCATTGATGGCATTAATGGCCTCTTTGCCTCAAGACGAGAAAGTGATACTAGTGGGTCATAGTTACGGTGGGGTtatcatttccttagccatggaAAGCTTCCCCATGAAAGTATTGGCCGCTGTTTATCTCACAGCTTTTATGCCGAATCATGATTCTCCTATTGCAACTGGAGTAGCTGag TACTTCAGAAGAGTTATGGCGGAGCCGCTCATGGATTTCCAGTTATTGTTTGAAGATGGGTCGGAAAATCCACCAACTCATGCCTTATTTGGACCAAAATACATGGAGGCAATGGTTTATCAACTCTCACCAAAAGAG GATATAGAATTGGCCAACACGTTGCTGAGACAAGGAAAGTGGTTCATGAAAGATTTGTCCAAGGAATCTCTGCTATCAAAAGAGAAATTCGGATCCGTTGATCGGGTTTATATAGTTTGCGAAGATGATTTGCTGATAAAAGAAAGCTTGCAGAAATGGTACATCGAAAACAGCCCTACAGATGATGTGAAAGTCATAGCTGGTGCCGATCATATGGCCATGTTTTCCAAACCCCAGGAGGTCTGCAAATGTCTCCAAGAAGTTGCTGAGAAATATAATTGA
- the LOC107911993 gene encoding methylesterase 10: MTHFVLVHGMCHGAWCWYKIVSLLKSGGHRVTPLDLGACGINPKTITDLASLSDYAEPLMELMASLPEDEKVILVGHSYGGVFISLAMESFPKKVLAAVYVAALMPNHDYPIVTGLMELLKRIMAEPLLDFQVCFDDGSESPPTRALFGPKYTETKVYHLSPKADIELGLTLMRQGKLFLKDLANESLLSKEKFGSIHRVYIVCKDDLLVEESMQKWYIENSPTEDVKFIAGADHMPMFSKPHELCKCLQEVAHQYN, translated from the exons ATGACACACTTCGTTCTAGTTCATGGTATGTGTCATGGAGCTTGGTGTTGGTACAAGATTGTGTCGCTGCTCAAATCAGGCGGCCACCGTGTCACTCCCTTGGATCTTGGTGCCTGTGGAATCAATCCCAAGACCATCACTGACCTGGCTTCCTTGTCCGATTATGCGGAGCCATTGATGGAATTAATGGCCTCTTTGCCTGAAGACGAGAAGGTGATATTAGTGGGTCATAGTTATGGAGGGGTTTTCATTTCTTTAGCCATGGAAAGCTTCCCCAAGAAAGTATTGGCCGCTGTTTATGTGGCAGCTTTGATGCCGAATCATGATTATCCTATTGTAACCGGATTAATGGAG CTCTTGAAACGTATTATGGCGGAGCCGCTCTTGGATTTCCAGGTATGTTTTGATGATGGATCAGAAAGTCCACCAACTCGCGCCTTATTTGGACCAAAATACACGGAGACAAAGGTTTACCACCTCTCACCAAAAGCG GATATAGAATTGGGTTTGACGTTGATGAGACAAGGAAAATTATTCCTCAAAGATTTAGCAAACGAATCGCTGCTAAGCAAAGAGAAATTCGGATCCATCCATCGGGTTTATATAGTTTGCAAAGATGATTTGTTGGTGGAAGAAAGTATGCAGAAATGGTACATTGAAAACAGCCCAACAGAGGATGTGAAATTCATAGCTGGTGCGGATCATATGCCCATGTTCTCCAAGCCTCATGAGCTCTGCAAATGCCTCCAAGAAGTTGCTCACCAATATAATTGA
- the LOC107911990 gene encoding methylesterase 10, with amino-acid sequence MTHFVLIHGMCHGAWCWYKIVSLLKSGGHRVTPLDLGASGINPKTITDLASLSDYAQPLMALMASLPQDEKVILVGHSYGGVIISLAMESFPMKVLAAVYLTAFMPNHDSPIATAVAESFRRAMAEPLMDFQLLFEDGSENPPTHALFGPKYMEAMVYQLSPKEDIELANTLLRKGKWFMKDLSKESLLSKEKFGSVDRAYIVCKDDLLIKESLQKWYVENSPTDDVKVIAGADHMAMLSKPQEVCKCFQEVAEKYN; translated from the exons ATGACACACTTTGTTCTAATTCATGGTATGTGTCATGGAGCTTGGTGTTGGTACAAGATTGTGTCGCTGCTCAAATCAGGCGGTCACCGTGTTACTCCCTTGGATCTTGGTGCCAGTGGAATCAACCCCAAGACTATCACTGACTTGGCTTCCTTGTCCGATTATGCGCAGCCATTGATGGCATTAATGGCCTCTTTGCCTCAAGACGAGAAAGTGATACTAGTGGGTCATAGTTACGGTGGGGTtatcatttccttagccatggaAAGCTTCCCCATGAAAGTATTGGCCGCTGTTTATCTCACAGCTTTTATGCCGAATCATGATTCTCCTATTGCGACTGCAGTAGCTGAG TCCTTCAGAAGAGCTATGGCGGAGCCGCTCATGGATTTCCAGTTATTGTTTGAAGATGGGTCGGAAAATCCACCAACTCATGCCTTATTTGGACCAAAATACATGGAGGCAATGGTTTATCAACTCTCACCAAAAGAG GATATAGAATTGGCCAACACGTTGCTGAGAAAAGGAAAGTGGTTCATGAAAGATTTATCCAAGGAATCTCTGCTATCAAAAGAGAAATTCGGATCCGTTGATCGGGCTTATATAGTTTGCAAAGATGATTTGCTGATAAAAGAAAGCTTGCAGAAATGGTACGTCGAAAATAGCCCTACAGATGATGTGAAAGTCATAGCTGGTGCCGATCATATGGCCATGCTTTCCAAACCCCAGGAGGTCTGCAAATGTTTCCAAGAAGTTGCTGAGAAATATAATTGA
- the LOC121223648 gene encoding serine/threonine-protein kinase SRK2I isoform X1, whose product MDRADMMVGPGMDMPIMHDSDRYDFVKDIGSGNFGVARLMRDKITKDLVAVKYIERGDKIDENVRREIINHRSLRHPNIVRFKEVILTPTHLAIVMEYASGGELFGRICAAGRFNEDEARFFFQQLLSGVSYCHAMQVCHRDLKLENTLLDGSPAPRLKICDFGYSKSSVLHSQPKSTVGTPAYIAPEVLQRQEYDGKIADVWSCGVTLYVMLVGAYPFEDPDEPKDFRKTIQRILSIQYSIPDFVQISPECRHLISRIFVADPTARITIPEIRNHEWFLKNLPADLMDENTMGNHFEEPDQPMQSMDTIRQIIAEATIPAAGARDLSHMSDILDDEDMDDLDSESELDIDSSGEIIYAM is encoded by the exons atggaTCGGGCAGACATGATGGTAGGGCCGGGTATGGATATGCCGATCATGCACGACAGTGATCGATACGATTTCGTTAAAGATATCGGGTCGGGTAATTTCGGAGTCGCCCGGCTTATGAGGGATAAGATTACCAAAGACCTCGTTGCTGTTAAGTACATCGAGAGAGGCGATAAG ATAGATGAAAATGTTCGAAGAGAGATTATTAATCATAGATCATTGAGGCATCCTAATATTGTTAGATTTAAAGAG gttattttaacACCTACTCATCTTGCCATCGTAATGGAATATGCATCGGGAGGTGAGCTTTTCGGGAGAATTTGTGCTGCTGGTCGATTCAACGAGGATGAg GCTCGCTTCTTCTTCCAACAACTTTTATCCGGTGTTAGTTATTGTCATGCAATG CAAGTATGCCACCGTGATTTGAAGTTGGAAAACACTTTGTTGGATGGTAGTCCAGCTCCTCGGCTTAAGATATGCGATTTTGGGTATTCAAAG TCTTCAGTTCTTCATTCGCAACCGAAGTCCACTGTTGGAACTCCTGCATACATTGCCCCCGAGGTACTCCAAAGGCAAGAATACGATGGCAAG ATTGCAGATGTATGGTCATGCGGGGTTACCTTGTATGTAATGCTGGTCGGGGCATATCCTTTCGAGGATCCCGATGAGCCAAAAGACTTTCGGAAGACGATACAA AGAATTCTCAGTATCCAGTACTCCATTCCAGATTTTGTCCAAATATCTCCCGAATGTCGACATCTGATTTCAAGGATTTTTGTTGCTGATCCTACAGCT AGGATTACGATTCCGGAAATCAGAAATCACGAGTGGTTCTTGAAGAATCTACCTGCTGATCTGATGGATGAAAACACAATGGGTAACCACTTTGAGGAGCCTGATCAACCTATGCAGAGCATGGATACGATCAGGCAGATAATTGCCGAGGCCACCATTCCAGCAGCGGGTGCCCGTGACCTAAGTCACATGTCAGACATCCTTGATGATGAAGACATGGATGACCTTGATTCTGAATCCGAGCTCGACATCGACAGCAGCGGGGAGATAATCTATGCAATGTAA
- the LOC121223648 gene encoding serine/threonine-protein kinase SRK2I isoform X2, translating to MDRADMMVGPGMDMPIMHDSDRYDFVKDIGSGNFGVARLMRDKITKDLVAVKYIERGDKIDENVRREIINHRSLRHPNIVRFKEVILTPTHLAIVMEYASGGELFGRICAAGRFNEDEARFFFQQLLSGVSYCHAMQVCHRDLKLENTLLDGSPAPRLKICDFGYSKSSVLHSQPKSTVGTPAYIAPEVLQRQEYDGKRILSIQYSIPDFVQISPECRHLISRIFVADPTARITIPEIRNHEWFLKNLPADLMDENTMGNHFEEPDQPMQSMDTIRQIIAEATIPAAGARDLSHMSDILDDEDMDDLDSESELDIDSSGEIIYAM from the exons atggaTCGGGCAGACATGATGGTAGGGCCGGGTATGGATATGCCGATCATGCACGACAGTGATCGATACGATTTCGTTAAAGATATCGGGTCGGGTAATTTCGGAGTCGCCCGGCTTATGAGGGATAAGATTACCAAAGACCTCGTTGCTGTTAAGTACATCGAGAGAGGCGATAAG ATAGATGAAAATGTTCGAAGAGAGATTATTAATCATAGATCATTGAGGCATCCTAATATTGTTAGATTTAAAGAG gttattttaacACCTACTCATCTTGCCATCGTAATGGAATATGCATCGGGAGGTGAGCTTTTCGGGAGAATTTGTGCTGCTGGTCGATTCAACGAGGATGAg GCTCGCTTCTTCTTCCAACAACTTTTATCCGGTGTTAGTTATTGTCATGCAATG CAAGTATGCCACCGTGATTTGAAGTTGGAAAACACTTTGTTGGATGGTAGTCCAGCTCCTCGGCTTAAGATATGCGATTTTGGGTATTCAAAG TCTTCAGTTCTTCATTCGCAACCGAAGTCCACTGTTGGAACTCCTGCATACATTGCCCCCGAGGTACTCCAAAGGCAAGAATACGATGGCAAG AGAATTCTCAGTATCCAGTACTCCATTCCAGATTTTGTCCAAATATCTCCCGAATGTCGACATCTGATTTCAAGGATTTTTGTTGCTGATCCTACAGCT AGGATTACGATTCCGGAAATCAGAAATCACGAGTGGTTCTTGAAGAATCTACCTGCTGATCTGATGGATGAAAACACAATGGGTAACCACTTTGAGGAGCCTGATCAACCTATGCAGAGCATGGATACGATCAGGCAGATAATTGCCGAGGCCACCATTCCAGCAGCGGGTGCCCGTGACCTAAGTCACATGTCAGACATCCTTGATGATGAAGACATGGATGACCTTGATTCTGAATCCGAGCTCGACATCGACAGCAGCGGGGAGATAATCTATGCAATGTAA
- the LOC107911988 gene encoding transcription factor HHO5, whose product MELSLDLSSVFVPKTITEFLKEALKIKDGFQRSSKISDYVKRLEDEMKKIDGFKRELPLCMLLLKDGIERLKVEEVQCKETNDGLPLKENDDSDKTNWLSSVQLWNSDFNIVDHNKKPNTVSELKPRSGREEEEDMSENPIKVCNSKSRGGAFVPFKDISGIPLMNPSFELVSCNGILRNNGGCTIGSGSSLTAEKTHIKFQTESQDQQKQQQSSRKQRRCWSPELHRLFVDALQQLGGSQVATPKQIKEVMQVDDLTNDEVKSHLQKYRLHIRKLPPSSARNQCSENMKSQSGSPQCPLTVSALAKGMSSTGGDSMDGEDDEKSDGLSWRSGVHKPGEIECIVR is encoded by the exons ATGGAATTGAGCTTGGATTTGAGTTCGGTTTTTGTTCCAAAAACCATAACCGAGTTTCTCAAAGAAGCTTTGAAAATCAAAGATGGGTTCCAAAGATCATCAAAGATTAGTGATTATGTTAAAAGATTGGAAGATGAGAtgaagaaaattgatggttttaaACGTGAACTTCCTCTTTGCATGCTTCTCTTGAAAGATG GGATTGAGAGATTGAAGGTGGAAGAAGTGCAGTGTAAAGAAACGAACGACGGATTGCCATTGAAGGAAAATGATGACAGTGACAAGACAAACTGGTTGAGTTCAGTACAACTGTGGAACTCTGATTTCAACATCGTTGATCATAACAAGAAACCGAACACAGTTTCAGAGCTGAAACCG AGAAGTggcagagaagaagaagaagatatgtCTGAAAACCCAATTAAAGTTTGTAACAGTAAAAGCAGGGGAGGGGCTTTTGTTCCATTTAAGGATATTTCAGGAATTCCTCTTATGAACCCAAGTTTTGAATTGGTATCTTGTAATGGAATCTTGAGAAACAATGGCGGCTGCACAATTGGTTCCGGTTCTTCCTTAACCGCAGAAAAAACGCATATTAAGTTTCAGACAGAATCACAAGATCAACAAAAACAGCAGCAGAGTTCGAGGAAACAAAGGCGATGCTGGTCACCTGAGCTTCATAGACTATTTGTTGATGCCCTTCAGCAGCTTGGAGGTTCTCAAG TGGCAACTCCTAAACAGATTAAAGAAGTGATGCAAGTTGATGATCTCACCAATGATGAAGTGAAAAGCCATTTGCAG AAATATAGACTCCATATCCGAAAACTTCCGCCTTCTTCAGCTCGAAACCAGTGCAGTGAGAACATGAAATCACAGTCTGGTTCTCCACAATGTCCCCTCACCGTGAGTGCTTTGGCTAAAGGAATGTCGAGTACCGGCGGTGACAGTATGGACGGCGAAGACGACGAAAAATCGGATGGCCTTAGTTGGAGAAGTGGAGTTCACAAGCCAGGAGAGATTGAATGTATAGTAAGATAG